The nucleotide sequence TTGATGAAAATGGAGATATACAGATCGGTTCTGATAAGAATCGCCGTCTAGTAAAAATCGTCAAATTCAAAGATGACGGAATTTATATTGAAAAAGCTCTTAAAAGTAAAAATTTAAGAATTACATGGAATTTAGTGGCTCATATAAGCCAGTCAAAAGAAGTAAGGGACGGTTTAGAAATTAAAATGCGTGACGGAAAATACGTCACATTCAGCATCTATAATTCCTATAAAATTAAGCAAATAACTGAGTTTATTGCAAATTATATAGCTAATAAGTCTAATGAGACTCATTAGTTATTCTTCTAAATATTTATTGATGATGTCTTCGCCTTTAAGCAAGACCAATCCGTTTTCTTCTGCGTATTTGCGAGCATCTGCAACAGAAGTAGCCTGTCCGGTTTCACCATCCATCATTTCACAGACTACACAAACAGGAGTGACACCAGCCATTTCACATAATGCAAGACCGATTTCAGTGTGTCCCTGTCTATTTTTTACAAGTCCGTCTGCTCCTCTTAAAAGACAAACGTGTCCAGGGGATCTGAATGTTGCACCAAACTCATCGAATCTTTCTTCTTTCATCATCAAAGCCATTTCGCTGATTGTCATTGCTCTGTCATGGTCTGTTACACCAGTGAAAGATTTTCTGTGATTAGTCCAAATTGAAAATGATGATCTTTCATCATATGGAATGTCATTTGGTGCAAGTTTAGCGAGTTCCGGATATTTTTCAGTAGCTGCTTTCATAATATCTACCATAAATGGTAAATGAATAGCGTCACAATAATCAGAATGTAAACAATTACAGATTAATCCGCCTGCGTCATTTCTCATGGTTGCAATTGATTTAGGGGTTACAAATTCAGAAGCGATAATCATGTCGACTTCTCCTTCCCTGTCATCATCATCGAAAACGAGTACGAATTCACCATTTCTAATAGCTTCTAGAGCTTCATCTAAATTTGTTTCTTGATTCATAGTAATATCTCCTTGTTTACTAGAACCAGGGCTAAAAATAATTACAATTTTATTTCTTCTCTTCCATCCGGACTATTACCGTCGGTTTTGGAATCTCACCAAATCAACACTCATTTGTGCTCGTGGACTTATTTTATCAAAATCACCACCGGTGGGGAATTGCACCCCGCCCTGAGAACGTATTATCAAATATATAAATCATATATAAAATACTTTACGGTGATATTTATATTAAAATTTAAATTGTTTTCAAAATGAAAAATTGTTTTGAGTCTAAATAATTGTTTAAAGCCTGTAAAATTGTTTTTATTTAAAACTAAGTAATTTAAATAATATTAATAACTAAATAATTAAAATATAGTGATTTAATGGCTAAAAACAAGAAGATTTACTCTTCAAAGATGCTGGTGAAGAAGAATAGAAAAAATAAGAAAAAAACTAAAATTCTAGGGTCACTACATCATCGTCTACAATATTCAGTTTATCCCTTAGCTTATCTTCTGCAATGAATTCCAGGTAATTTTCTTCATGTGTAGTTTTTGCCGGAAAAACAATAGCTCCATCCACTTTATCATTTAATTTTGCTTTGATATATTTTACAGCACCAAATCCTTCATCAGGTTTGATTAAATTTTCACATTCATCCTTAATTCTGTTAATTTCATCCAAATGATCATCACCGACAATAACATTCAATGTTCCAGGATATGGAACGAATCCTAAATTTTTCTGAAATTCTTTAG is from uncultured Methanobrevibacter sp. and encodes:
- the ribB gene encoding 3,4-dihydroxy-2-butanone-4-phosphate synthase; amino-acid sequence: MNQETNLDEALEAIRNGEFVLVFDDDDREGEVDMIIASEFVTPKSIATMRNDAGGLICNCLHSDYCDAIHLPFMVDIMKAATEKYPELAKLAPNDIPYDERSSFSIWTNHRKSFTGVTDHDRAMTISEMALMMKEERFDEFGATFRSPGHVCLLRGADGLVKNRQGHTEIGLALCEMAGVTPVCVVCEMMDGETGQATSVADARKYAEENGLVLLKGEDIINKYLEE
- a CDS encoding DUF120 domain-containing protein, yielding MKIDGEVTTGLGKAAYFLSQEFYTKEFQKNLGFVPYPGTLNVIVGDDHLDEINRIKDECENLIKPDEGFGAVKYIKAKLNDKVDGAIVFPAKTTHEENYLEFIAEDKLRDKLNIVDDDVVTLEF